The following proteins are encoded in a genomic region of Zea mays cultivar B73 chromosome 9, Zm-B73-REFERENCE-NAM-5.0, whole genome shotgun sequence:
- the LOC100216788 gene encoding uncharacterized protein LOC100216788 — protein MGFIQGRTSKQTSRVKTLLRLALSRLAAARRPRLARKSISRSDVGQLLALGHIDRALHRAEQLIEEDNMLEAFNIIELHCNRLIECAKQLDKPHECGDDIREAAAGIMFAARRCGDLPELTFARTILTNKFGGEFAEMAKEGAGVVDPMLVWKLTGNKGDMELKKKVVKEVAAENNVLVDFSELQEVEHGGSGNVSHHHNVSHEGIYQTNMDGSLEPSHDEDPCDTSNSDGAINGHPKQENTRTSVRTRR, from the exons ATGGGTTTCATCCAAGGAAGGACCTCCAAGCAGACGAGCAGGGTTAAGACCCTTCTACGGCTCGCCTTGTCCCGCCTTGCCGCTGCCCGCCGTCCCCGCCTCGCTCGCAAGTCGATTTCCCGCAGCGATGTTGGACAGCTACTAGCACTCGGACACATTGATCGTGCTCTCCACCGT GCAGAGCAGCTCATAGAGGAGGACAACATGCTGGAGGCGTTCAACATAATAGAGCTACACTGCAATCGCCTCATTGAGTGCGCAAAGCAGCTAGACAAGCCCCA TGAATGCGGTGATGACATTCGGGAGGCAGCCGCCGGGATCATGTTTGCAGCTAGGAGGTGCGGCGACCTGCCGGAGCTGACGTTTGCACGAACCATACTGACAAACAAGTTTGGAGGCGAGTTCGCAGAGATGGCTAAGGAGGGCGCTGGCGTCGTCGACCCCATG TTGGTATGGAAGCTAACTGGCAACAAAGGAGACATGGAGCTCAAGAAAAAGGTGGTGAAAGAGGTTGCTGCTGAGAACAATGTGCTAGTGGACTTCTCTGAGCTCCAAGAGGTTGAGCATGGCGGCAGCGGCAACGTTTCGCACCATCACAACGTCAGCCATGAAGGCATATACCAAACTAACATGGATGGAAGTTTAGAGCCATCGCACGACGAGGATCCATGTGATACTTCCAACTCTGATGGAGCAATCAATGGGCATCCGAAACAAGAGAACACGAGAACTTCGGTGCGCACAAGAAGATGA
- the LOC100280962 gene encoding catalytic/ oxidoreductase, acting on NADH or NADPH yields MAAAAPTRAEVLSLFRSLLRTAKKFSDYNIREYTRRRAADSFRENRALADASAAAAAFSEGKKQLEVAKRQAVVYSLYAPKAKSVMELKVQ; encoded by the coding sequence ATGGCGGCGGCGGCCCCGACGAGAGCAGAGGTGCTGTCGCTCTTCCGTTCCTTACTCCGCACGGCGAAGAAGTTCTCGGACTACAACATCCGCGAGTACACGCGCCGACGCGCCGCGGACTCCTTCCGCGAAAACCGCGCCCTCGCCGATGCGTCGGCCGCCGCCGCGGCGTTCTCGGAGGGGAAGAAGCAGCTAGAGGTTGCGAAGCGGCAAGCGGTGGTTTACTCTCTCTACGCCCCCAAGGCCAAGAGCGTGATGGAGTTGAAGGTGCAGTGA
- the LOC103639343 gene encoding uncharacterized protein has translation MGFIQGRTSKQTSRVKTLLRLALSRLAAARRPRLARKSISRSDVGQLLALGHIDRALHRAEQLIEEDNMLEAFNIIELHCNRLIECAKQLDKPHECGEDIREAAAGIMFAAGRCGDLPELTFARTILANKFEGEFAAMAKEGAGVVDPMLVWKLTGNKGDMELKKKVVKEVAAENNVLVDFSELQEVEHGGSGNGNVPHHHNVSHEGIYQTDMDGSSEPSHECDTSNSDGASNGHPKQENTRTSVRTRR, from the exons ATGGGTTTCATCCAAGGGAGGACCTCCAAGCAGACGAGCAGGGTTAAGACCCTTCTACGGCTCGCCTTGTCCCGCCTTGCCGCTGCCCGCCGTCCCCGCCTCGCTCGCAAGTCAATTTCCCGCAGCGATGTTGGACAGCTACTAGCACTCGGACACATTGATCGTGCTCTCCACCGT GCAGAGCAGCTCATAGAGGAGGACAACATGCTGGAGGCGTTCAACATAATAGAGCTACACTGCAATCGCCTCATTGAGTGCGCAAAGCAGCTAGACAAGCCCCA TGAATGCGGTGAGGACATTCGGGAGGCAGCCGCTGGGATCATGTTTGCAGCTGGGAGGTGCGGCGACCTGCCGGAGCTGACGTTTGCACGAACCATACTGGCAAACAAGTTTGAAGGCGAGTTCGCGGCGATGGCGAAGGAGGGCGCTGGCGTCGTCGACCCCATG TTGGTATGGAAGCTAACCGGCAACAAAGGAGACATGGAGCTCAAGAAAAAGGTGGTGAAAGAGGTTGCTGCTGAGAACAATGTGCTAGTGGACTTCTCTGAGCTCCAAGAGGTTGAGCATGGCGGCAGCGGCAACGGCAACGTTCCCCACCATCACAATGTCAGCCATGAAGGCATATACCAAACTGACATGGATGGAAGTTCAGAGCCATCGCACGAATGTGATACTTCCAACTCTGATGGAGCAAGCAATGGGCATCCGAAACAAGAGAACACGAGAACTTCGGTGCGCACAAGAAGATGA